In Cumulibacter soli, the genomic window GACGTCGGCGTACTCCTGCGGCTTACCGATCCGCGACGGGAACGGTACGCCCTCGCCGAGGGTCTTGCGGAACGCCTCGTCAACGCCGGCGAGCATTTCGGTGTCGATGATGCCCGGAGCGATGCAGTTCACGCGGATGCCGGAGGTCGACAGGTCGCGCGCGGCACAGATGGTCATACCGTGCACACCGGCCTTCGAGGTGGCGTACGCAATCTGGCCGATCTGGCCCTCGAACCCGGCGACCGAAGCGGTGCTGATGATGACGCCACGGGCGCCGTCCTCGTTGTAGGCCTCGGTCGCGGCCATCGCCTCAGCGCCCAAGCGGAGCATGTTGAAGGTACCGACGAGGTTGACGTCGATGATTTTCTGGAACATCTCCAGCGAGTGGGTGCCCT contains:
- a CDS encoding SDR family NAD(P)-dependent oxidoreductase is translated as MDLSGVSAIVTGGASGLGAATTRALAEKGALITIVDLNEDKGNALVAELGGSATFVKTDITNSDQVAAAIEDATSKDRPLRVLINCAGIGAAGRVLSKKGTHSLEMFQKIIDVNLVGTFNMLRLGAEAMAATEAYNEDGARGVIISTASVAGFEGQIGQIAYATSKAGVHGMTICAARDLSTSGIRVNCIAPGIIDTEMLAGVDEAFRKTLGEGVPFPSRIGKPQEYADVALFLAQNDYMNGETVRFDAALRMAPR